In Nasonia vitripennis strain AsymCx unplaced genomic scaffold, Nvit_psr_1.1 unplaced0148, whole genome shotgun sequence, a genomic segment contains:
- the LOC116418284 gene encoding ATP-dependent DNA helicase pfh1-like, which translates to MNEIIQNQLLETQENKSKSDNLPEGCVPMEIENAIKDFKDMAEKIVMNETDIENSISRFNIDQSNIFKKITSVLQSNDKILRIFISGPGGTGKSFLIETIVAWNKIIRNKETAVTAPTGIAAYNVSGLTIHRLLHLPVEHGCTAKYKELSPAALKQIRQSLENVDLIIIDEISMVSNITLMYIHLRLTEIFNTSECDDGWFGKIHIIVFGDLLQLPPVRENFAFVEVAKKDIEKYIGAINSFNLWTLFEYDELTINMRQKK; encoded by the coding sequence ATGAatgaaattattcaaaatcaattgctGGAAACGcaagaaaataaatctaaatcagATAATTTGCCAGAAGGCTGTGTTCCGATGGAAATAGAGAATGCCATAAAAGATTTTAAAGATATGGCCGAAAAAATCGTCATGAACGAAACAGATATAGAGAATTCTATCTCAAGGTTTAATATAGATcaatcaaatattttcaaaaaaattacttctGTCTTACAGTCTAATgacaaaattttgagaattttcataaGTGGCCCAGGTGGTACTGGAAAAAGTTTCTTGATCGAAACTATTGTCGCatggaataaaataatacgtaACAAAGAAACAGCTGTTACAGCCCCTACTGGGATAGCAGCTTACAATGTTTCTGGTTTAACTATTCATAGACTTCTACATTTACCAGTGGAGCATGGGTGTACAGCGAAATATAAAGAACTATCGCCTGCAGCTTTGAAACAAATACGGCAAAGCTTGGAAAATGTTGACTTGATTATTATTGATGAAATATCCATGGTATCTAATATTACATTAATGTATATTCATTTACGTCTTACTGAAATCTTCAATACTTCCGAATGCGATGATGGTTGGTTTGGAAAAATACATATTATTGTATTTGGTGATTTGCTTCAACTTCCACCTGTTCGAGAAAATTTTGCTTTCGTTGAAGTTGCGAAAAaagatattgaaaaatatatcggagcaataaattcatttaatttgTGGACTTTATTCGAGTACGATGAGCTGACAATTAACATGAggcaaaaaaaatga